Within Dysosmobacter sp. Marseille-Q4140, the genomic segment AGATCACCTGCCGTTTGGTCAGCCCGAACAGGACCTTGCTCTGTACCTTGCTCAGGTCCTTCGGGATCGTTACATAGGCCAATAAAATCAGCTCCTTTCCGCAAGCTGAATGTTGCTTGCTACTTCATTTCCCCATACATCCCAGCCGGGGGTCGCCTGCCGGGCGAACAGCTCGATCCGGGGGACGTCCCCCATCAGGGCCTCGATCCGGCGCCGCGCCTCATCCGGCTTTTTGCTGTGCTCCTCAACATGGGAGAGGATGACCTGCTTGACGTCCCTGGCTGCCCGTTTCGGGTGCCCGCGGGTCGCCAGCAGGCAGATCTCCGCGTTGGCGCGGGTCCAGTATCCCATCCCGGTGAAGATGTTGTCCGATTTGCGGCACTGCTTCACCCACACGAAGGCCACCGTCTTGAAGGTGAAGCCCCAGGCGTCCATAACGCCCCAGCCCTCCCGGAGCATGGGGAAGGTGATCCAGAGGAACAGGGCGCAGTCCCTGGCTGCAAGCCGGGACACGGGCAGCGCCTTGATGGCCTCTATGCTCATGGTCGGATAATGGCTTTCCGCGCTCCGGCCCGCGCCCTTTTTGCTCCATACCTTGTAGGACCAGGGCGGGTCCGCGTAAATGACATTGTATTTCTTCTCCATATCGGCCTCCCCCTAATGCGCCCCAAACAGGGACTTTGCGAGGCTGCCGGTCTTAAAGAGGGTGAAGCACAGGAGCACCGTGTACCCCATGCACCCCCAGATGGCGCCGGAAATGTTGTCGCCGCTCAGGGAGATGCCCTCCACCAGCACCGCGTAGATGCCCACGCAGATCATAATGAGGAACGCCTGGAAGCCCAGGGCCAGCAGGGAGCGGAGATAGTTCTGCCCCGTGTTGCCCCATTCCCGGTTCACCATCGTGGCAAAGGGGATG encodes:
- a CDS encoding adenine methyltransferase — its product is MEKKYNVIYADPPWSYKVWSKKGAGRSAESHYPTMSIEAIKALPVSRLAARDCALFLWITFPMLREGWGVMDAWGFTFKTVAFVWVKQCRKSDNIFTGMGYWTRANAEICLLATRGHPKRAARDVKQVILSHVEEHSKKPDEARRRIEALMGDVPRIELFARQATPGWDVWGNEVASNIQLAERS